One Malus domestica chromosome 11, GDT2T_hap1 genomic region harbors:
- the LOC103423015 gene encoding ABC transporter B family member 15-like gives MGLKKSMFRYADGTNKLLMFFGTLGSIGDGLLNPLMIYVLSEVINSYGKSQVTNADVDKFALRLFYVAIGVGLAAFVEVLCWTRTAERQTSKMGIEYLKSVLRREVSFFDTQTASSSTTFQVISIISSDATAVQVSLCKKIPDCLTYMSTFFFCHIFAFKLSWRLTLAAMPISVMIMAPGLVFGKILIGLVMKGIEAYGVAGGLAEQAISSVRTVYSYVGENQTLNRFSTALQTVTELGIKVGLVKGLLMGSMGIIYIGWGFQAWVGTYLVTQKGEDGGHVFVAGSNVLMGGM, from the exons ATGGGGCTCAAAAAAAGCATGTTTCGATACGCCGATGGCACCAATAAGTTGTTGATGTTCTTCGGGACGTTAGGCAGCATCGGTGACGGGTTGCTGAACCCTCTCATGATTTATGTTCTTAGTGAGGTTATTAATTCTTATGGCAAGAGTCAGGTGACAAATGCAGATGTGGACAAG TTTGCACTCAGGTTATTCTATGTTGCAATTGGAGTTGGATTAGCAGCATTTGTTG AAGTTTTATGTTGGACACGAACAGCGGAGAGACAGACTtctaaaatgggaattgaaTATCTGAAATCTGTTCTTAGACGAGAAGTTTCCTTCTTTGACACTCAGACTGCTAGTTCTTCAACAACATTCCAAGTTATCTCAATCATCTCCTCCGATGCCACTGCAGTCCAAGTTTCCTTGTGCAAGAAG ATACCTGACTGCTTGACTTACATGTCAACTTTCTTTTTCTGCCATATTTTTGCCTTCAAGCTGTCATGGAGGCTGACGTTGGCAGCTATGCCGATTTCAGTCATGATCATGGCTCCGGGACTTGTATTCGGAAAGATCCTGATCGGGTTGGTAATGAAAGGGATTGAAGCTTATGGAGTAGCTGGGGGACTTGCTGAACAAGCAATTTCTTCAGTAAGAACCGTGTACTCATACGTTGGAGAGAACCAAACACTAAATAGGTTCAGCACTGCACTTCAGACAGTTACTGAACTTGGAATAAAGGTAGGTTTGGTAAAGGGATTGCTGATGGGAAGCATGGGAATCATCTATATCGGTTGGGGTTTTCAGGCTTGGGTCGGGACTTATTTGGTTACTCAGAAAGGCGAAGATGGCGGGCATGTTTTTGTAGCCGGTTCCAATGTCCTCATGGGAGGCATGTGA